A region from the Thauera humireducens genome encodes:
- a CDS encoding LysR family transcriptional regulator, with protein sequence MKLSALQAFVAAINDGSLRKAAARLGLSQPALSKMLRELEVELGASLVVRSTRGVIPTAQGKVLYERASAADRELTRAVEEIGQLGGRMVGELSIAAVPLAVMLVLPEAVRTFSQQFPEMRLRISEELYIAQLAYLRKGEADVAIGPIPEGLAQGEYLVEPLLPIDMVVAVRKGHPQARCTRLAELSEARWVYTGLSGATGYARELFSRNGLPPPPVAATVNSTLALLALLGSGDFIGLMPAPLARHPVTSSYFDVVPLQEGPLRLTLGVMVREEMAMSVMVRHFLSHLHRAAHHLGGMASTVTS encoded by the coding sequence ATGAAACTCTCCGCACTCCAGGCCTTCGTGGCCGCAATCAACGACGGCAGCCTGCGCAAGGCGGCCGCCCGGCTCGGCCTGTCGCAGCCGGCGCTGAGCAAGATGCTGCGCGAACTGGAGGTCGAGCTTGGCGCCTCCCTCGTCGTGCGTTCGACGCGCGGCGTCATCCCGACCGCCCAGGGCAAGGTGCTGTACGAGCGCGCCAGCGCGGCCGACCGCGAGCTGACCCGGGCGGTCGAGGAGATCGGCCAGCTCGGCGGGCGCATGGTGGGCGAGTTGAGCATCGCCGCCGTTCCCCTGGCGGTGATGCTCGTGCTGCCCGAAGCCGTGCGTACCTTCAGCCAGCAGTTCCCCGAAATGCGCCTGCGCATCAGCGAGGAGCTCTACATCGCCCAGCTCGCCTACCTGCGCAAGGGCGAGGCCGACGTCGCCATCGGCCCGATCCCGGAAGGCCTGGCGCAGGGCGAATACCTGGTCGAGCCCCTGCTGCCGATCGACATGGTGGTGGCGGTACGCAAGGGCCATCCGCAGGCCCGCTGCACCCGGCTGGCCGAACTGAGCGAGGCGCGCTGGGTGTACACAGGCTTGTCTGGCGCCACCGGCTACGCCCGCGAACTGTTCAGCCGCAACGGCCTGCCCCCGCCGCCGGTGGCCGCCACGGTCAATTCGACCCTGGCGCTGCTCGCCCTGCTCGGCTCGGGCGACTTCATCGGGCTGATGCCGGCCCCCCTCGCCCGACACCCGGTGACCTCGAGCTACTTCGACGTCGTCCCGCTGCAGGAAGGTCCGCTGCGGCTCACGCTGGGCGTGATGGTGCGCGAGGAAATGGCCATGTCCGTCATGGTCCGCCACTTCCTGTCGCATCTCCACCGCGCCGCCCACCATCTGGGCGGCATGGCCAGCACCGTAACCAGCTGA
- a CDS encoding gallate dioxygenase, producing the protein MARIIGGIACSHTPTIGFAFDKNKQDDPVWKPIFDGFAPVRQWVKDTQPDVLLFIYNDHVTSFFFDHYSAFALGIGDHYAVADEGGGARDLPPVAGHPGLAQHIGHSLMADEFDMSFFQDKPLDHGCFSPLSMLCPHEPAWPVSIVPLQVGVLQFPIPTARRCFRLGQALRRAIESYPEDLAVAIVATGGLSHQVHGERAGFNNTPWDEQFLALFEHDPVRLTELTQAEYATLGGLEGAEVIMWLVMRGALSASVNKIHQTYYLPSMTGIATAIYENRAAPAVAGEVERHRAHVATQLAGAQALAGTYPFSLATSQRAYRLNRFLHDMIVPAHRQRFLADEEASFEAAGLIEQERDLVRRRDWRGLIHYGVIFFMLEKLGAVLGVSNLHIYAAMRGESLEQFQRTRNAPGALYSVAGREAPALDWDAGKRPETA; encoded by the coding sequence ATGGCACGCATCATCGGCGGCATCGCCTGCTCGCACACACCGACCATCGGCTTCGCGTTCGACAAGAACAAGCAGGACGATCCGGTCTGGAAACCGATCTTCGACGGCTTCGCGCCGGTTCGTCAGTGGGTGAAGGACACGCAGCCCGATGTGCTGCTCTTCATCTACAACGACCACGTCACGTCGTTCTTCTTCGACCACTACTCGGCGTTCGCGTTGGGGATCGGCGACCACTACGCCGTGGCCGACGAGGGCGGCGGCGCGCGCGACCTGCCGCCGGTGGCGGGCCATCCCGGACTGGCGCAGCACATCGGCCATTCGCTGATGGCGGACGAGTTCGACATGTCCTTCTTCCAGGACAAGCCCTTGGACCACGGTTGCTTCTCGCCCTTGTCGATGCTGTGCCCGCATGAACCGGCGTGGCCGGTTTCGATCGTGCCGCTGCAGGTCGGCGTGCTGCAGTTCCCGATCCCCACAGCGCGGCGCTGCTTCCGGCTTGGGCAGGCCTTGCGTCGTGCGATCGAGAGCTATCCGGAAGACCTCGCGGTCGCGATCGTCGCCACCGGCGGCCTGTCGCACCAGGTGCACGGTGAGCGGGCCGGGTTCAACAACACGCCTTGGGACGAGCAGTTCCTGGCGCTGTTCGAGCATGACCCGGTACGGCTGACGGAGCTGACTCAGGCCGAATACGCCACGCTCGGCGGGCTGGAAGGGGCCGAGGTGATCATGTGGCTGGTCATGCGCGGCGCCCTGTCCGCCTCGGTGAACAAGATCCACCAGACCTATTACCTGCCGTCGATGACCGGCATCGCCACCGCGATCTACGAGAACCGGGCCGCCCCCGCGGTCGCGGGCGAGGTCGAGCGCCACCGCGCCCATGTTGCCACGCAACTGGCGGGCGCGCAGGCGCTGGCCGGCACCTATCCCTTCAGCCTGGCCACTAGCCAGCGCGCCTACCGCCTCAACCGCTTCCTGCACGACATGATCGTGCCGGCGCATCGCCAGCGCTTCCTCGCCGACGAGGAAGCGAGCTTCGAGGCCGCCGGGCTGATCGAGCAGGAGCGTGACCTGGTTCGCAGGCGGGACTGGCGTGGGCTGATCCACTATGGCGTGATCTTCTTCATGCTGGAAAAGCTCGGGGCTGTGCTGGGCGTGTCCAACCTGCACATCTATGCTGCCATGCGTGGAGAATCGCTCGAACAGTTCCAGCGCACCCGGAATGCGCCCGGGGCGCTGTACTCGGTCGCCGGCAGGGAAGCGCCTGCCCTCGATTGGGACGCCGGCAAGCGTCCCGAAACTGCATGA
- the gdhA gene encoding NADP-specific glutamate dehydrogenase — MKYQSLEEFLAYVEQRNPGQPEFLQAVTEVMESLWPFISANKRYAEHSLLDRLIEPERVIMFRVSWVDDRGETQVNRGYRIQHSSAIGPYKGGLRFHPSVNLSILKFLAFEQTFKNALTTLPMGGGKGGSDFDPKGRSPGEVMRFCQAFMTELYRHVGPDTDVPAGDIGVGGREVGFMAGMMKKLSNNAACVFTGKGLTFGGSLIRPESTGYGTVYFANAMLEHAGRDIRGMRVSVSGSGNVAQYAIEKLLELGAKPITCSDSSGTVIDEEGFTPEKLAVLMEVKNHLYGRVSDYAERVGARFEPNVRPWHVPVDVALPCATQNELDANDAANLVKNGVIAVAEGANMPSTAEAVKIFEHNGVLYAPGKASNAGGVATSGLEMSQNAMRMSWTREEVDARLKEIMLGIHAACLKYGKREDGSVSYADGANVAGFVKVAEAMLAQGVI; from the coding sequence ATGAAATATCAGTCTCTCGAGGAGTTCCTGGCATACGTTGAGCAACGCAACCCCGGTCAGCCCGAATTTTTGCAGGCGGTGACCGAGGTGATGGAGAGCCTGTGGCCCTTCATTTCCGCCAACAAACGTTATGCCGAGCATTCGCTCCTCGACCGACTGATCGAACCCGAGCGCGTGATCATGTTCCGCGTGTCCTGGGTGGACGACAGAGGTGAGACGCAGGTCAATCGCGGCTACCGCATCCAGCACAGCTCGGCCATTGGTCCCTACAAGGGCGGCCTGCGCTTCCATCCCTCGGTGAACCTGTCGATCCTGAAGTTCCTGGCATTCGAGCAGACCTTCAAGAATGCGCTGACGACCCTGCCGATGGGCGGTGGCAAGGGCGGCTCCGACTTCGACCCGAAGGGCCGCAGCCCGGGCGAAGTGATGCGATTCTGCCAGGCGTTCATGACCGAGCTGTATCGCCACGTCGGCCCCGACACCGACGTGCCGGCCGGCGACATCGGCGTGGGCGGTCGTGAAGTCGGCTTCATGGCCGGCATGATGAAGAAGCTGTCGAACAACGCGGCCTGCGTATTCACCGGCAAGGGCCTGACCTTCGGCGGGTCGCTGATCCGTCCGGAGTCGACCGGCTACGGCACCGTTTACTTCGCCAATGCGATGCTCGAGCACGCGGGTCGTGACATTCGTGGCATGCGCGTGTCGGTGTCGGGTTCGGGCAATGTTGCCCAGTACGCCATCGAGAAACTGCTCGAACTGGGTGCCAAGCCCATCACCTGCTCGGATTCGAGCGGCACCGTGATCGACGAGGAAGGCTTCACGCCTGAGAAGCTGGCGGTGCTGATGGAGGTGAAGAATCACCTTTATGGCCGTGTGTCCGACTATGCCGAGCGTGTCGGCGCCCGCTTCGAGCCCAACGTGCGTCCGTGGCACGTGCCGGTCGATGTCGCCCTGCCGTGCGCGACCCAGAACGAGCTCGACGCCAACGATGCCGCCAACCTGGTCAAGAACGGTGTGATCGCGGTTGCCGAGGGCGCCAACATGCCGAGCACCGCCGAAGCCGTGAAGATCTTCGAGCACAACGGCGTGCTGTACGCACCGGGCAAGGCCTCCAACGCCGGCGGCGTGGCCACCTCGGGTCTGGAGATGAGCCAGAACGCGATGCGCATGTCCTGGACCCGCGAGGAAGTCGACGCCCGCCTGAAGGAGATCATGCTCGGTATCCACGCGGCCTGCCTGAAGTACGGCAAGCGCGAGGACGGCAGCGTGAGCTACGCCGACGGCGCCAACGTCGCCGGCTTCGTCAAGGTGGCGGAGGCGATGCTCGCGCAGGGCGTCATCTGA
- a CDS encoding acyl-CoA thioesterase encodes MARVRIELPDHFAFRTAIPLLISHINYGRHLDNAQLLGLVSEARARFLKSEGYTELDIDGVGIIVADAAVQYRSEAFHGETMVVEMAAEDFSEFGCDLVWRLTDEASGREVARGKTGIVFFDYGERRKAAVPEGFRRRFAPAS; translated from the coding sequence ATGGCCCGCGTCCGCATCGAGCTGCCCGACCACTTCGCCTTCCGCACCGCCATCCCGCTGCTGATCTCTCACATCAATTACGGGCGCCACCTCGACAACGCCCAACTGCTTGGCCTCGTGTCCGAGGCGCGCGCACGCTTCCTGAAGTCCGAGGGCTACACCGAACTCGACATCGACGGCGTCGGCATCATCGTCGCCGATGCGGCCGTGCAGTACCGCTCCGAAGCCTTCCACGGCGAGACGATGGTGGTCGAGATGGCGGCCGAGGACTTCAGCGAGTTCGGCTGCGACCTGGTCTGGCGCCTCACCGACGAGGCCAGCGGACGGGAAGTCGCACGCGGCAAGACCGGCATCGTGTTCTTCGACTACGGCGAACGGCGCAAGGCGGCGGTGCCCGAAGGCTTCCGCCGCCGATTCGCACCGGCATCATGA
- a CDS encoding phage holin family protein, translated as MSTQENSKGYRWRFFRSGGFDQVLIENADDLRHLGELDQKLWSVLACPTSGLEFDTRTLQLLDSDGDGRIRAPEVIAAANWVCTVLKTPDVLFRGVDGLPLAAIADDHPEGAKLLATAKKVLAYMGRPDADSVGVADLADPSRLFAPDHYNGDGIVPAELTPDAELAKTIGLVIEHFGALEDRSGKPGIDQDKVNAFFTAAQSVVDWHDQAVASPDSVLPLGEGTAAAAAVFDAVRAKVEDYFTRCRLAAFDERAATALNPADTTYVGLAVQTLATDTEGVAALPLAQVGAGRALPLQDGLNPAWEARIAALRDDVIKPILGARTTLSHAEWQDIAARFDAYRAWLAATPATPLAAVPADTLRALLAGSVQAELTALIQQDLAAETAAAQVDALERLVRYNRDLVTLLRNFVTLSDFYNAGNKAIFQAGTLYLDQRSCELCLRVADMGRHATLAPLSGAYLVYCECRREGEAPITIVAAMTGGDADEMMVPGRNGVFYDRQGRDWNAAVVKVVEAPISVRQAFWSPYKRVGRMIGDQIQKFAASRDKAVEDKAAAGVAGAGAKVEAPAPAPAPAPQAFDIAKFAGIFAAIGLALGALGTALAAVVTGFLSLPGWQMPLVIAGILLLISGPSMLLAWLKLRQRNLGPLLDANGWAVNTRARINIPFGSALTGVASLPAGASRSMADPYAEKETPWGTWMFLLIVVVIAIVLWRQGVYDRFLG; from the coding sequence ATGAGCACGCAAGAGAACAGCAAGGGCTATCGGTGGCGCTTCTTCCGCTCCGGTGGCTTCGACCAGGTCCTGATCGAGAACGCGGACGACCTGCGTCACCTCGGCGAGCTCGACCAGAAACTGTGGTCCGTGCTCGCCTGCCCCACCTCCGGGCTCGAGTTCGATACCCGTACGCTGCAGTTGCTCGACTCCGATGGCGATGGTCGCATCCGCGCACCCGAGGTGATCGCCGCGGCCAACTGGGTGTGCACCGTGCTGAAGACACCGGACGTGCTGTTCCGCGGCGTGGACGGTCTGCCACTCGCGGCGATCGCGGACGATCACCCCGAGGGCGCGAAGCTGCTGGCCACGGCGAAGAAGGTGCTCGCCTACATGGGCCGGCCCGACGCCGATTCGGTCGGGGTTGCCGACCTGGCCGACCCTTCGCGCCTGTTCGCGCCCGATCACTACAACGGCGATGGCATCGTGCCCGCCGAACTCACCCCGGATGCCGAGCTGGCGAAGACGATCGGCCTCGTCATCGAGCATTTCGGCGCCCTCGAGGATCGCAGTGGCAAGCCGGGCATCGATCAGGACAAGGTGAATGCCTTCTTCACCGCGGCGCAGTCAGTGGTCGACTGGCACGACCAGGCCGTGGCCAGCCCTGACAGCGTGCTGCCGCTGGGCGAGGGCACGGCGGCAGCGGCTGCGGTGTTCGATGCGGTGCGTGCCAAGGTGGAGGACTACTTCACCCGCTGCCGCCTCGCCGCCTTCGACGAACGCGCCGCCACTGCGCTGAACCCCGCCGATACCACTTACGTCGGCCTTGCCGTGCAGACGCTGGCCACCGACACCGAAGGCGTGGCCGCGCTGCCGCTGGCCCAGGTCGGTGCCGGCCGTGCCCTGCCGCTGCAGGACGGGCTGAACCCGGCCTGGGAGGCGCGCATCGCCGCGTTGCGCGATGATGTGATCAAGCCCATCCTCGGCGCGCGGACCACGCTGTCTCACGCCGAGTGGCAGGATATCGCCGCCCGTTTCGACGCCTATCGCGCCTGGCTCGCCGCGACGCCGGCGACGCCGCTTGCAGCCGTGCCCGCCGACACCCTGCGTGCGCTGCTTGCCGGTTCCGTGCAGGCCGAGCTGACGGCGCTGATCCAGCAGGACCTCGCGGCCGAGACTGCCGCCGCCCAGGTCGATGCGCTCGAGCGTCTGGTGCGCTACAACCGCGACCTGGTCACCTTGCTGCGCAACTTCGTCACCCTCAGCGACTTCTACAACGCCGGCAACAAGGCCATCTTCCAGGCCGGCACGCTTTACCTCGACCAGCGCAGCTGCGAGCTGTGCCTGCGCGTCGCCGACATGGGGCGCCATGCCACACTGGCGCCGCTTTCCGGCGCCTACCTCGTGTATTGCGAGTGCCGGCGCGAGGGCGAGGCGCCGATCACCATCGTCGCGGCGATGACCGGCGGCGATGCCGACGAGATGATGGTGCCGGGCCGCAACGGCGTGTTCTACGATCGCCAGGGGCGCGACTGGAACGCTGCCGTGGTCAAGGTCGTGGAAGCGCCGATCAGCGTGCGCCAGGCCTTCTGGTCGCCGTACAAGCGCGTCGGCCGCATGATCGGCGACCAGATCCAGAAGTTCGCCGCGTCCCGCGACAAGGCGGTCGAGGACAAGGCCGCGGCCGGTGTCGCCGGCGCCGGCGCCAAGGTCGAAGCGCCCGCCCCCGCTCCGGCCCCCGCGCCCCAGGCCTTCGACATCGCCAAGTTCGCCGGCATCTTCGCCGCCATCGGCCTTGCGCTGGGTGCCCTCGGCACCGCGCTGGCGGCGGTGGTGACGGGTTTCCTGTCGCTGCCGGGCTGGCAGATGCCGCTGGTGATCGCCGGCATCCTGTTGCTGATCTCCGGGCCCTCGATGCTGCTGGCCTGGCTCAAGCTGCGCCAGCGCAACCTCGGGCCGCTGCTCGACGCCAACGGCTGGGCGGTGAACACCCGCGCCCGCATCAACATCCCGTTCGGCAGTGCGCTCACCGGCGTCGCCAGTCTGCCGGCCGGCGCCTCGCGCTCCATGGCCGACCCCTACGCCGAGAAGGAAACGCCGTGGGGCACGTGGATGTTCCTGCTGATCGTCGTGGTCATCGCGATCGTGCTGTGGCGCCAGGGCGTCTATGACCGCTTCCTGGGCTGA
- a CDS encoding MBL fold metallo-hydrolase, which yields MIQASIVPVTPFQQNCSILWCEKTKKAAVVDPGGDIDRILAAVAKLGVTVEKILITHGHIDHAGGTARLARELGVPVEGPQEEDRFWIEGMPQQSKMFGFPDVETFEPDRWLHDGDTVTVGEEVFKVVHTPGHTPGHVVFVHEGARLAIVGDVLFAGSIGRTDFPRGDHQTLIRSIREKLFPLGDDITFIPGHGPTSTFGEERETNPFVGAYG from the coding sequence ATGATCCAGGCCAGCATTGTCCCGGTCACGCCCTTCCAGCAGAACTGCAGCATCCTGTGGTGCGAGAAGACGAAGAAGGCGGCGGTTGTCGACCCGGGGGGCGACATCGATCGCATCCTCGCGGCGGTGGCCAAGCTGGGCGTGACGGTGGAGAAGATCCTGATCACGCACGGCCACATCGATCATGCCGGCGGCACGGCCAGGCTGGCACGCGAACTCGGCGTACCGGTCGAGGGGCCGCAGGAAGAGGACCGCTTCTGGATCGAGGGCATGCCGCAGCAGAGCAAGATGTTCGGCTTCCCCGACGTCGAGACCTTCGAGCCTGACCGCTGGCTGCATGACGGCGACACCGTTACCGTCGGCGAGGAGGTCTTCAAGGTTGTCCACACGCCGGGCCACACGCCCGGTCACGTCGTCTTCGTGCACGAGGGCGCACGCCTCGCCATCGTCGGCGACGTGCTGTTCGCCGGCTCAATCGGCCGCACCGATTTTCCGCGCGGCGACCACCAGACCCTGATCCGCTCGATCCGCGAGAAGCTGTTTCCGCTCGGTGACGACATCACCTTCATCCCGGGCCATGGTCCGACCTCGACCTTCGGCGAGGAGCGCGAGACCAACCCCTTCGTCGGCGCCTACGGCTGA
- the lysM gene encoding peptidoglycan-binding protein LysM translates to MGFFDFVKEAGEKLFGGNEAKAAETAPDPAAANAKAASAIHNYIAALQLAPADLAISFDGAASVVTVTGTAPDQATREKILLAAGNVAGVAKVEDRMTVARSEPEAQFHTVVRGDTLSAIAKQFYGNANKYMAIFEANKPMLTHPDKIYPGQVLRIPPQA, encoded by the coding sequence ATGGGATTCTTCGATTTCGTCAAGGAAGCGGGCGAGAAGCTCTTCGGTGGCAACGAAGCCAAGGCGGCCGAGACGGCGCCCGATCCTGCAGCGGCCAACGCCAAGGCCGCATCGGCCATCCACAACTACATTGCCGCCCTCCAGCTCGCGCCGGCGGACCTGGCGATCAGCTTCGACGGCGCCGCATCGGTCGTCACCGTGACGGGCACGGCGCCCGACCAGGCGACACGCGAGAAGATCCTGCTTGCAGCCGGCAACGTCGCCGGCGTCGCCAAGGTCGAGGACCGCATGACCGTGGCCCGCAGCGAACCCGAGGCGCAGTTCCACACCGTCGTGCGCGGCGATACCCTGTCGGCGATCGCCAAGCAGTTCTACGGTAACGCCAACAAGTACATGGCCATCTTCGAAGCCAACAAGCCGATGCTGACCCACCCGGACAAGATCTATCCGGGCCAGGTCCTGCGCATACCGCCGCAGGCCTGA
- a CDS encoding OmpA family protein, translating into MFDQEDSELNVVMGVVFGIIALVIAFVIGLGVYQLRGAQTPVAQVEDMFVEVAEVGEPLVKIHFDLGETALPPTAAAQIETVIAALAAAPEAHALLSGYHDETGGAAINAEVAKNRALSVREALLAAGVSAKRVLMRRPAVTLGEGDAAEARRVEVRVQ; encoded by the coding sequence ATGTTCGATCAGGAAGACAGCGAGCTCAACGTCGTCATGGGCGTGGTGTTCGGCATCATTGCGCTGGTCATTGCCTTCGTCATCGGCTTGGGTGTGTATCAGCTGCGCGGGGCGCAGACGCCCGTCGCGCAGGTCGAGGACATGTTCGTGGAGGTGGCCGAAGTCGGCGAGCCGCTGGTGAAGATCCACTTCGACCTCGGTGAGACGGCGCTGCCCCCGACGGCCGCGGCGCAGATCGAAACCGTGATCGCCGCGCTGGCGGCGGCGCCCGAGGCTCATGCGCTGTTGTCCGGTTATCACGACGAAACGGGCGGTGCCGCGATCAATGCCGAGGTGGCGAAGAATCGCGCCCTGTCGGTGCGCGAAGCGCTGCTGGCCGCAGGCGTGTCCGCCAAGCGTGTGCTGATGCGCCGTCCGGCGGTGACCCTGGGCGAGGGCGACGCAGCCGAGGCGCGCCGGGTCGAGGTGCGCGTGCAGTAA
- a CDS encoding TRAP transporter substrate-binding protein, producing MKSRTLIGLLAAALLPLPAAAQEVVLKVSHFLPPSSLAQTQFMQPWCDKIEAESRGRMKCQIYPSMQLGGTPPQLLNQVRDGVADIVWTLPGYTPGRFPVSEVFELPFFTTTAEASSRALWDFSQAHAAKEFAGTKPIAIWVNGPNVLHLRSKQVKTLDELNGLKVRAPSRLGNKMLAALGATPVGMPVPQMAESLSKGVIEGALVPWEVVPATKTQELTRYHAEFKGPKAMTVATMVFLMNAKKYESLPDDLKKVIDDNSGAETSAWVATQFIKADVIGREATVANNNTIYAIEGAELARWEAATRPVVQGWIEELSATGVDGKAMHDAAAALVARYSKN from the coding sequence ATGAAATCCCGTACCCTGATTGGCCTGCTGGCTGCCGCGCTGCTGCCTTTGCCCGCCGCCGCACAGGAGGTCGTGCTGAAGGTTTCGCACTTCCTGCCGCCCAGCTCGCTGGCCCAGACTCAGTTCATGCAACCCTGGTGCGACAAGATCGAGGCGGAGAGCAGGGGCCGCATGAAGTGCCAGATCTATCCGTCGATGCAGCTCGGCGGAACACCACCCCAATTGCTCAACCAGGTGCGCGACGGCGTGGCGGACATCGTGTGGACGCTGCCGGGCTACACGCCGGGCCGCTTCCCGGTGTCCGAAGTGTTCGAACTGCCGTTTTTCACGACCACGGCCGAAGCGTCCTCGCGCGCTTTGTGGGATTTCTCCCAGGCGCATGCCGCCAAGGAGTTCGCGGGCACCAAACCGATCGCGATCTGGGTGAATGGTCCTAACGTACTGCATCTGCGCAGCAAGCAGGTGAAGACGCTGGATGAGCTGAACGGCCTCAAGGTTCGTGCGCCGTCGCGCCTGGGCAACAAGATGCTGGCTGCACTGGGCGCAACGCCAGTGGGCATGCCGGTTCCGCAGATGGCCGAAAGCCTGTCCAAGGGGGTCATCGAGGGGGCGCTGGTGCCCTGGGAGGTGGTGCCGGCGACGAAGACGCAGGAGTTGACCCGCTACCACGCCGAGTTCAAGGGGCCCAAGGCGATGACTGTCGCCACGATGGTCTTCCTGATGAACGCGAAGAAGTATGAGAGCCTGCCCGACGATCTCAAGAAGGTGATCGACGACAACAGCGGTGCGGAGACCTCCGCCTGGGTCGCGACTCAGTTCATCAAGGCCGACGTCATCGGCCGTGAAGCCACCGTGGCCAACAACAACACCATCTACGCCATCGAGGGTGCGGAGCTGGCGCGTTGGGAAGCCGCGACCCGCCCGGTCGTCCAGGGCTGGATCGAGGAGCTCAGCGCCACCGGTGTCGACGGCAAGGCCATGCATGACGCCGCGGCGGCGCTGGTAGCGCGCTACAGCAAGAACTGA
- a CDS encoding TIGR03862 family flavoprotein: protein MNAGARPPVAPPRTPHVAIVGGGPAGLIAAETLAAAGVRVTVFDAMPSVGRKFLLAGRGGLNLTHSEALDAFLSRYGARREVLVPMVQAFGPQALQDWAHGLGVDTFVGTSGRIFPREMKAAPLLRAWLTRLRAAGVQFAVRHRWLGWADSDGDDGPNPTNDAPTSDTPLRQHLRFATPEGEHRVETDALLLALGGGSWAKFGSDGAWVPLLRATGADVAELRPANCGFDVAAGGEGGTAWSAHFLERFRGQPLKSVVARFTDAAGQAQERAGECLVSATGIEGGLIYALSAPLRDAITAQGEVTLRLDLAPGRSLERLGADLARPRGSRSMASHLQGQAGIKGIKAALLRECLSRDDFDDPLRLAADIKALPLRLTAPRPLDEAISSAGGVRFEALDAHLMLRARPGVFIAGEMLDWEAPTGGYLLTACFASGAAAAHGVLDWLRPKT, encoded by the coding sequence ATGAACGCCGGCGCTCGCCCTCCCGTTGCGCCGCCGAGGACACCACACGTCGCCATCGTCGGCGGCGGTCCGGCGGGACTGATCGCCGCAGAGACGCTTGCTGCTGCAGGCGTGCGCGTGACCGTGTTCGACGCCATGCCCTCGGTCGGGCGCAAGTTCCTGCTCGCCGGACGTGGCGGCCTGAACCTGACCCACAGCGAGGCGCTGGACGCCTTCCTGTCGCGCTACGGTGCGCGGCGCGAGGTGCTCGTGCCCATGGTGCAGGCCTTTGGTCCGCAGGCGCTGCAGGACTGGGCACACGGACTGGGGGTGGACACCTTTGTCGGGACCTCGGGCCGCATCTTCCCGCGCGAGATGAAGGCCGCCCCGCTGCTGCGCGCCTGGCTGACACGCCTGCGCGCCGCGGGCGTGCAGTTCGCCGTGCGCCACCGCTGGCTCGGCTGGGCCGACAGCGATGGCGATGACGGTCCCAACCCAACGAACGACGCACCGACCAGCGACACACCGCTGCGCCAGCACCTGCGCTTCGCAACGCCCGAGGGCGAGCACCGGGTCGAGACCGACGCCCTGCTCCTCGCCCTTGGCGGCGGCAGCTGGGCCAAGTTCGGCTCGGACGGTGCCTGGGTGCCGCTGCTGCGCGCGACCGGCGCCGACGTTGCCGAGCTGCGGCCGGCAAATTGCGGCTTCGACGTCGCCGCGGGCGGCGAAGGTGGCACGGCCTGGAGCGCGCATTTTCTGGAACGCTTCCGCGGCCAGCCGTTGAAATCGGTCGTGGCCCGCTTCACCGATGCCGCCGGCCAAGCACAGGAGCGGGCCGGCGAATGCCTCGTCTCCGCCACCGGCATCGAAGGCGGTCTGATCTACGCCCTTTCCGCGCCGCTGCGCGACGCGATCACCGCGCAGGGCGAGGTCACGCTGCGACTCGATCTCGCCCCCGGCCGCAGCCTCGAACGCCTTGGGGCGGACCTCGCACGCCCGCGCGGCAGCCGCTCGATGGCCAGCCACCTGCAGGGACAGGCCGGCATCAAGGGCATCAAGGCCGCCTTGCTGCGTGAATGCCTCTCCAGGGACGATTTCGACGACCCCCTGCGCCTGGCGGCCGACATCAAGGCCCTGCCGCTGCGGCTGACGGCGCCGCGTCCGCTCGACGAAGCCATCAGCAGCGCAGGCGGCGTGCGTTTCGAGGCGCTCGATGCCCACCTGATGCTGCGAGCCCGGCCCGGCGTCTTCATCGCCGGCGAGATGCTCGACTGGGAAGCGCCGACCGGCGGCTACCTGCTGACCGCCTGCTTCGCCAGCGGAGCGGCGGCCGCGCACGGTGTGCTGGACTGGCTGCGCCCCAAGACCTGA